One stretch of Ipomoea triloba cultivar NCNSP0323 chromosome 8, ASM357664v1 DNA includes these proteins:
- the LOC116027907 gene encoding berberine bridge enzyme-like 21, with protein sequence MMSSSTAFLLFLSLCKLFTSCFSGTIPMYDSFLQCLSTVSTNPIPKDQVSSILYAPANASFSSVLQAYARNRRFNTGSSPKPAIIVTPLQESHVPPVVLCAKKLGVEIRIRSGGHDYEGISYVSDVNFIILDMFNLRSVDVDVAGETAWVQAGATLGELYYRISEKSSVHGFPGGVCPTVGVGGHVSGGGYGNMIRRFGLTVDHVVDARIVDVKGRILDRKGMGEDLFWAINGGGGASFGVILAFKIKLLRVPKTVTYFRAEKYLGLTPNFNDVVSQYLNTASKIDNNLFIRLLLQIVPPPNHNSKTVRSSYVGLFLGNSENLISILNHDFPSLGLTKQDCFEMSWIESLLRWGNFGNGTKPEALLNRTPAGDVSFLKRKSDYLQTPIPKHILDPLWNKMLELGNTGLAVNPYGGKMAEIPSTQTPFPHRAGILFKIQYAVSWNQEGEAADREHISQIRALHSFLAPFVSSNPRQAYLNYRDLDIGTTDHGLHSYEEGKVYGHKYFMGNYERLVKVKSMVDPENFFRNEQSIPSLNRSRNRNQTGSESCEPGFCRNIHRRL encoded by the coding sequence ATGATGTCTTCTTCCACTGCCTTCCTTCTTTTTCTGTCACTTTGCAAACTCTTCACTTCTTGTTTTTCCGGTACGATTCCGATGTACGATTCTTTTCTTCAGTGTTTATCCACCGTTTCCACTAATCCAATCCCCAAAGACCAAGTTTCCAGTATCCTCTACGCGCCGGCGAACGCGTCGTTTTCCTCCGTCCTCCAAGCCTACGCCAGAAACCGGCGGTTCAACACCGGTTCATCTCCCAAACCGGCGATCATCGTGACTCCTTTGCAGGAGTCGCATGTCCCGCCGGTGGTCCTGTGCGCCAAAAAGCTCGGAGTGGAGATCAGAATCCGGAGCGGCGGGCATGATTACGAGGGGATTTCGTACGTTTCCGATGTTAATTTCATCATTCTCGACATGTTTAATCTCCGGTCCGTCGACGTTGACGTCGCCGGCGAGACGGCGTGGGTCCAAGCCGGCGCGACGCTCGGCGAGCTGTACTATCGGATATCGGAGAAGAGCTCGGTGCATGGGTTTCCCGGCGGGGTGTGCCCCACCGTGGGAGTGGGCGGCCACGTCAGCGGAGGCGGGTACGGTAATATGATCCGACGGTTCGGGTTGACGGTTGACCACGTGGTCGACGCGCGGATCGTGGACGTGAAGGGGAGAATTTTGGACCGGAAAGGTATGGGCGAAGATCTTTTCTGGGCGATCAACGGCGGAGGAGGCGCCAGCTTCGGCGTCATCTTGGCGTTCAAAATCAAGCTCCTTCGGGTCCCCAAAACGGTGACGTATTTCCGAGCTGAGAAATATTTGGGTCTAACCCCGAACttcaacgacgtcgtttccCAGTACCTCAACACCGCCAGCAAAATAGACAACAATCTTTTCATCAGGCTTCTATTACAAATAGTCCCGCCGCCAAACCACAATTCCAAGACCGTCAGATCATCCTACGTCGGATTATTCCTCGGAAACTCCGAAAACCTTATCTCCATCCTAAACCACGATTTCCCGTCATTAGGACTGACAAAACAGGACTGTTTCGAGATGAGTTGGATCGAATCATTACTCCGGTGGGGAAACTTCGGAAACGGCACAAAACCCGAAGCATTACTAAACAGAACCCCCGCCGGCGACGTGAGTTTCCTCAAAAGAAAATCCGATTACCTTCAAACCCCCATCCCAAAACACATATTGGATCCTCTATGGAACAAAATGCTGGAATTGGGGAACACAGGGCTAGCCGTGAACCCATACGGCGGAAAAATGGCGGAAATCCCGTCGACCCAAACGCCGTTTCCTCACCGCGCCGGAATTCTGTTCAAGATCCAATACGCCGTGAGCTGGAACCAAGAAGGGGAGGCGGCGGATCGGGAGCACATATCGCAGATAAGAGCGCTCCATAGCTTCTTGGCGCCGTTCGTTTCGAGTAATCCGAGGCAGGCGTATCTGAATTACAGAGATTTGGACATCGGAACCACCGATCACGGGCTCCATAGCTACGAGGAAGGGAAGGTTTATGGGCACAAGTATTTCATGGGGAATTATGAGAGGTTGGTGAAAGTGAAGAGTATGGTTGATCCGGAGAATTTCTTCAGGAATGAACAGAGCATTCCTAGTTTGAATCGGAGTAGGAACCGGAATCAAACCGGGAGTGAATCGTGTGAACCGGGTTTTTGTCGGAATATCCACCGGCGGCTATGA
- the LOC116026547 gene encoding dihydroceramide fatty acyl 2-hydroxylase FAH2-like, which yields MAAQGFEVDLSKPLVFQVGHLGDAYDEWVHQPIVSKEGPRFFGNGFLEFLTRTPWWAIPTIWLPVVWWFASTSVNMGLPTPQLAVTLLASLAAWTLLEYSLHRFLFHVKTRGYWANTFHYLMHGCHHKHPMDGMRLVFPPAATTIMLMPLWGLVKLLAPPIYVYAILGGALLGYVMYDCTHYYLHHGKPLTGMSQSLKRFHMDHHFRNQDKGFGITSTFWDIVFGTLPPPRSTKKSR from the exons ATGGCGGCACAGGGATTCGAAGTGGATTTGAGCAAGCCACTTGTTTTCCAG GTTGGCCATCTTGGTGATGCTTATGATGAGTGGGTTCATCAACCGATTGTTAGCAAAGAAGGCCCAAGATTCTTTGGAAATGGGTTTTTGGAG TTCTTGACTCGCACCCCATGGTGGGCAATTCCAACCATATGGCTACCAGTTGTGTGGTGGTTTGCTTCAACCTCAGTAAATATGGGACTACCCACTCCTCAGCTGGCTGTAACTCTTCTTGCCAGCTTAGCTGCCTGGACATTGCTGGAATACTCTCTACACCGCTTTCTTTTCCACGTTAAAACACGGGGATATTG GGCGAACACGTTTCACTATTTGATGCACGGTTGCCATCACAAGCACCCTATGGATGGGATGAGGCTGGTTTTCCCCCCTGCTGCTACTACGATTATGCTCATGCCT TTATGGGGCTTGGTTAAACTTCTAGCTCCTCCGATTTACGTTTATGCCATACTTGGAGGAGCGTTGTTGGGATATGTCATGTATGATTGCACCCACTACTACCTGCACCATGGAAAGCCGTTAACCGGAATGTCCCAATCTCTAAAG AGATTCCACATGGATCATCACTTCAGGAACCAGGATAAAGGGTTTGGAATCACCAGCACTTTCTGGGACATTGTTTTTGGAACACTTCCTCCTCCTAGATCAACCAAGAAAAGTAGGTGA